A window of the Mucilaginibacter sp. cycad4 genome harbors these coding sequences:
- a CDS encoding insulinase family protein, producing MNLNKYVPLALLALTLSGGSAFAQVKKKPVPSPKNKPGTQAIAAKSDVLPVDKDVIIGKLPNGLTYYIRANVEPKSRAELYLVNKAGSVLENDDQQGLAHFTEHMAFNGTRDFPKNQMVDYLQKAGVKFGADLNAYTSFNETVFQLPLPTDTVSVFEKGFNILANWAGYVSFDPAEIDKERGVVLEEERLRGKNAQERLQQQTLPVLLNNSRYALRLPIGKEDILKNFKPETIRAFYQDWYRPDLQAVIAVGDFDPKRVEALIKQNFSQLKNPAAEKPRTKYSVPATPGTAVKIVTDPEYPYTIAQIIVKHSGTVTKTTGDYMQQVRVQLFNQMLNSRINELLQKPNPPFLYGRTSYGNFIGDQDAYTSLVVAKPGELEKAVKAVVAESERARKFGFTLTELERAKQDALVGIGNAYRERDKTPSANFVREYQANFLTGEAIPGISYEYNFYIGNIYKVSLADMNAMAGKFISDQNRVVVVQAPDKEKANLPDEKTLLNWIATGGQNVTAYIDNVSSDPLLAKVPEGTKVTKEETDEALGTTTLTFGNGLKVILKPTEYRNDQILINGYAFGGTSLASDDDFTSANLASSIISSSGIAQFNQGMLDKKLAGKNLSISPYISEFAQGISGNTSPADFETALQLIYLYFTQPRKDKDIWDANIDQTRSILSTRGLDPGSVYQDTVSAVLSNYNFRGMVTTIPRLNAATLDKAYDFYKKRFADASGFTFTLVGNFNVETVKPYLEHYLGGLPSTNSKETYKNMNIEPPAGLVTKTVNKGVGDKSTVQLIFSGDYDYSEANNIQVDALEEVLNIKLIERLREQESGVYAPGVRASYHKIPGGRYSFTISFGCAPENVDKLINATMEEIAKIKQNGALPADIQKFVAEEARSTQQQLKQNVFWAGYLASTSQNGENPDQILGHVSSLEQITPQSTKDAANKYLSGKNLIKLILMPEKK from the coding sequence ATGAACCTGAACAAATACGTTCCGCTGGCCCTATTGGCTTTAACACTTTCAGGCGGGAGTGCTTTTGCACAAGTAAAAAAGAAACCTGTTCCATCGCCTAAAAATAAACCGGGCACCCAGGCCATTGCTGCCAAGAGCGATGTATTACCGGTTGACAAGGATGTGATTATAGGCAAATTGCCCAATGGCTTAACTTATTATATCCGTGCCAATGTTGAGCCTAAAAGCAGGGCCGAGCTTTACCTGGTTAATAAAGCCGGCTCGGTTTTGGAAAATGACGATCAGCAAGGTTTGGCCCACTTTACCGAACACATGGCTTTTAACGGCACGCGCGATTTTCCAAAAAACCAGATGGTTGACTACCTGCAAAAAGCAGGCGTAAAATTTGGCGCCGATTTAAATGCTTACACCTCGTTTAACGAAACCGTATTCCAGTTGCCTTTGCCAACTGATACTGTCAGCGTGTTTGAAAAAGGTTTTAACATATTGGCTAACTGGGCCGGTTATGTAAGTTTTGATCCAGCCGAAATTGATAAAGAACGCGGCGTTGTTTTGGAAGAAGAGCGTCTTCGCGGCAAAAATGCCCAGGAGCGTTTACAGCAACAAACGTTGCCCGTGCTGCTTAATAATTCGCGATATGCATTGCGTTTACCTATCGGTAAGGAAGATATCTTGAAAAACTTTAAGCCCGAAACCATCAGGGCTTTTTACCAGGACTGGTACCGCCCCGATTTGCAGGCTGTTATTGCCGTTGGCGATTTTGACCCAAAACGTGTTGAAGCACTCATTAAACAAAACTTTTCACAGCTTAAAAATCCGGCAGCCGAAAAGCCGAGGACAAAATATTCCGTACCGGCCACACCGGGTACCGCGGTAAAAATTGTTACGGACCCTGAGTATCCATACACTATAGCGCAGATCATTGTAAAACATTCCGGCACCGTTACTAAAACTACCGGCGATTATATGCAGCAGGTAAGGGTGCAGTTATTTAACCAGATGCTTAACTCGCGGATAAACGAGTTGCTGCAAAAACCTAATCCGCCGTTTTTATATGGCCGTACCAGCTACGGTAATTTTATCGGCGATCAGGATGCTTACACTTCATTGGTTGTCGCTAAACCTGGCGAACTTGAAAAAGCGGTTAAAGCCGTAGTGGCCGAATCAGAACGCGCCCGCAAATTTGGTTTTACCCTTACCGAACTGGAACGCGCCAAGCAGGATGCGCTGGTTGGTATTGGTAATGCTTACCGGGAGAGGGATAAAACCCCTTCGGCAAATTTTGTACGTGAATACCAGGCTAACTTTTTAACCGGTGAAGCCATCCCGGGTATCAGCTATGAGTACAATTTTTATATAGGTAATATCTATAAAGTAAGCCTGGCCGATATGAATGCTATGGCAGGTAAATTTATCAGCGATCAAAACCGGGTAGTGGTAGTACAGGCCCCGGATAAAGAAAAAGCTAATTTGCCCGATGAAAAAACCTTGCTGAACTGGATCGCCACCGGCGGTCAAAATGTAACTGCCTATATTGATAATGTATCGAGTGATCCGCTATTAGCTAAAGTACCGGAAGGCACTAAGGTTACTAAGGAAGAAACAGATGAGGCCCTTGGAACAACTACTCTTACTTTTGGCAACGGTTTAAAGGTGATATTAAAACCTACCGAATATCGTAACGATCAGATCCTGATAAACGGCTACGCCTTTGGCGGTACATCGCTGGCAAGTGATGATGATTTTACATCAGCAAACCTGGCCTCATCGATAATCAGCAGCAGTGGTATAGCGCAGTTTAACCAGGGCATGCTTGATAAAAAGCTGGCCGGCAAAAACCTCAGCATTTCGCCGTATATCAGTGAATTTGCACAGGGCATTTCGGGAAATACTTCACCAGCTGATTTTGAAACTGCCCTTCAGTTGATTTACCTGTACTTTACCCAGCCCCGGAAAGACAAAGATATCTGGGATGCCAACATCGATCAAACTAGGTCGATACTGAGTACACGCGGGCTTGACCCCGGAAGTGTTTACCAGGACACGGTATCGGCTGTATTAAGTAACTACAATTTCCGCGGGATGGTTACCACTATTCCAAGGTTAAATGCAGCAACGCTTGATAAAGCATATGATTTTTACAAAAAACGCTTTGCCGATGCCAGTGGTTTTACCTTTACGCTGGTAGGTAATTTTAATGTGGAAACAGTTAAGCCATACCTTGAGCATTACCTTGGCGGTTTACCATCAACCAATAGCAAGGAAACTTATAAAAACATGAATATTGAGCCGCCTGCAGGTTTGGTCACCAAAACGGTGAATAAAGGAGTAGGCGATAAAAGCACGGTACAATTGATTTTTAGCGGCGATTATGATTACAGCGAAGCAAACAACATACAGGTTGATGCATTGGAAGAGGTATTGAACATTAAATTGATTGAACGTTTACGCGAGCAGGAAAGCGGCGTTTATGCTCCCGGAGTAAGGGCCAGCTACCATAAAATTCCGGGAGGACGCTACTCTTTTACTATATCTTTTGGTTGCGCACCCGAAAATGTGGATAAGCTGATTAACGCTACCATGGAGGAGATAGCCAAAATTAAGCAGAACGGCGCACTACCTGCAGATATCCAGAAATTTGTTGCTGAAGAAGCCCGTTCAACACAGCAGCAGCTTAAGCAAAATGTTTTCTGGGCAGGATATCTTGCATCTACATCGCAAAACGGCGAAAACCCGGATCAGATCCTGGGGCATGTAAGCAGCCTTGAACAAATAACACCTCAAAGCACTAAAGATGCCGCCAATAAATACCTGAGCGGTAAAAATCTGATTAAACTGATATTGATGCCTGAAAAGAAATAA
- a CDS encoding ligase-associated DNA damage response DEXH box helicase, with protein MTSKGQQVIQQWYTEKNWEQFPFQAEMMDAYLGGYSGLLNAPTGSGKTFALFLPFLAGFINSHPDTYKTKQNNGLLMLWITPLRALTNDIRKAMQEACDEIGLPWRIATRTGDTPAAEKQALKKKLPEVLLTTPESLHLMLAQKEYPKLFSQLQVVVIDEWHELLGTKRGVQVELGLSRLKHLTPALSKGEGAEKLDVGEKEKYPGYDTTDALSWQANIDNAKLMRHQPTEAENILWQLLRGKKTGYKFRRQHLVLNYIPDFICLEKKLIIEVDGGYHNEIEQLQLDEERTAYLKSHGYDVLRFTNDEVLKDPKRVIESIKEYLETGSLPLGEGWGGVKIWGISATIGNLEQAAEVLLGNDFPPEQVKMVRANLEKKLDIRSIIPQNIENYSWAGHIGLKLLPEVMEIVAKSKTTLIFTNTRSQSEIWYHAILDNYPEYAGIMAMHHGSLDNELRNWVEAALHAEALKLVVCTSSLDLGVDFRPVDTVVQVGSPKGVARFMQRAGRSGHHPGAVSRAYFVPTHSLELLEGAALKEAIKHKIFESRDPMLLTMDVLIQYMVTLAVSDGFKAEELFEEVKTTYAFADLSRNEFGQLLDFITSGGKTLAQYDEFLKVEVENGLYKVNSRRVAMRHRLSIGTITSELSIRVKWLSGGSLGTIEESFVSKLKPGNTFWFAGRSLEFVRVKEMTAYVKKSNSTKGIIPSWNGGRMPLSSQLAAVFRLKLDEVAHGIEKDVEVKALKPLFDLQQQLSHLPQSHEFLIESFKSREGHHLLFYPFEGRLVHEGMASLLAYRISKIKPASFSIAMNDYGFELLTDEDIPIEEALEDTGFFSIDNLIDDIQHSLNANEMARRRFRDIAHIGGLVFTGYPGQQVKNKHLQASTSLLFEVFSEYEPDNLLVRQAYNEALAFQLEEFRLRAALQRIQTQNIILKVIERPTPFAFPIMVDSLGRERLTTETMEERIAKMARSYGAEGVPEPAERKSRKPGITRKKGF; from the coding sequence ATGACAAGCAAAGGCCAACAGGTTATACAGCAATGGTACACGGAAAAAAACTGGGAGCAGTTCCCTTTCCAGGCCGAAATGATGGATGCATACCTTGGCGGCTATTCAGGCTTGTTGAATGCCCCCACGGGCAGCGGTAAAACTTTTGCCCTGTTCCTGCCTTTTTTGGCGGGGTTCATCAACTCACATCCTGATACCTATAAAACCAAACAAAATAACGGTTTGCTGATGCTTTGGATAACCCCATTACGGGCGCTTACCAATGATATCCGCAAAGCGATGCAGGAAGCCTGTGACGAGATAGGTTTGCCATGGCGCATAGCTACCCGCACCGGGGATACCCCTGCTGCCGAAAAACAGGCCCTCAAAAAAAAGCTGCCCGAAGTACTGCTTACCACCCCCGAAAGCCTGCACCTCATGCTTGCCCAAAAGGAATATCCTAAACTGTTCAGTCAACTGCAGGTGGTTGTGATTGATGAATGGCACGAGTTGCTGGGTACTAAAAGGGGAGTGCAGGTGGAGTTGGGTTTGTCCCGATTAAAGCACCTCACCCCAGCCCTCTCCAAAGGAGAGGGAGCCGAAAAGTTGGATGTCGGGGAAAAAGAAAAATATCCAGGCTACGACACAACCGATGCTTTGAGTTGGCAGGCCAATATTGATAATGCAAAGCTTATGCGGCATCAACCTACCGAAGCTGAAAATATTTTGTGGCAATTGTTAAGAGGGAAAAAGACGGGTTATAAATTCAGGCGGCAACATCTTGTATTGAATTATATACCCGATTTTATTTGCCTTGAAAAGAAATTGATCATTGAAGTTGATGGAGGATATCATAATGAAATTGAGCAACTACAATTAGATGAGGAAAGGACAGCGTATTTAAAATCACATGGATATGATGTTTTAAGATTCACTAATGATGAAGTCTTAAAAGATCCGAAAAGAGTAATTGAATCCATAAAGGAATATTTAGAAACGGGCTCCCTCCCCCTCGGGGAGGGCTGGGGTGGGGTGAAAATCTGGGGTATCTCCGCGACTATCGGTAACCTTGAACAGGCCGCCGAAGTTTTATTAGGAAATGATTTTCCGCCGGAACAGGTTAAAATGGTGCGCGCCAACCTGGAGAAAAAGCTGGATATCCGGTCTATTATTCCGCAGAATATTGAGAATTACTCCTGGGCGGGGCATATCGGCTTAAAGCTGCTGCCCGAAGTGATGGAGATAGTAGCAAAAAGCAAAACCACGCTGATATTTACCAATACCCGCTCTCAATCGGAGATCTGGTACCATGCCATTTTGGATAATTACCCCGAGTATGCGGGCATCATGGCCATGCACCATGGCTCATTGGATAATGAGCTGCGCAACTGGGTGGAAGCCGCGCTGCATGCCGAGGCCCTCAAACTGGTGGTGTGTACCTCAAGTTTGGACCTTGGGGTTGATTTTCGCCCTGTAGATACCGTTGTGCAGGTAGGAAGTCCTAAAGGAGTAGCTCGTTTTATGCAGCGCGCCGGACGAAGCGGCCACCATCCTGGCGCGGTATCGAGGGCTTATTTTGTGCCTACGCATTCGCTCGAATTATTGGAGGGCGCGGCGCTGAAGGAAGCTATTAAGCATAAGATTTTTGAAAGCCGCGACCCGATGCTGCTCACCATGGATGTGCTGATCCAGTATATGGTCACGCTGGCTGTTTCGGACGGTTTCAAAGCTGAAGAATTGTTTGAGGAGGTTAAAACCACTTATGCCTTTGCCGATCTGAGCCGGAACGAATTTGGACAATTACTTGATTTCATTACCAGTGGCGGTAAAACGCTTGCCCAGTATGATGAATTCTTAAAGGTTGAGGTTGAAAATGGCCTATACAAAGTAAACAGCAGGAGGGTAGCCATGCGGCACCGCTTAAGTATCGGTACCATCACCAGCGAATTGAGCATCAGGGTAAAATGGCTCAGCGGCGGTAGTCTGGGTACTATTGAAGAGTCCTTTGTATCGAAGTTAAAACCCGGTAATACCTTTTGGTTTGCAGGCCGGAGTTTGGAGTTTGTGCGGGTAAAGGAGATGACAGCCTACGTTAAAAAATCCAACTCCACCAAAGGCATCATCCCGAGTTGGAACGGGGGACGTATGCCGCTATCATCGCAACTGGCAGCCGTATTCAGGCTGAAGCTGGATGAGGTAGCGCATGGCATCGAAAAAGATGTAGAGGTTAAGGCTTTGAAACCGCTTTTTGATTTGCAGCAGCAATTATCGCACTTACCGCAAAGCCATGAATTTTTGATCGAGTCATTTAAATCAAGGGAAGGGCACCACTTGTTGTTTTATCCTTTTGAAGGGCGATTGGTTCACGAAGGTATGGCATCGCTGCTGGCTTATCGCATCAGTAAAATTAAACCTGCCAGCTTTTCCATCGCCATGAATGATTATGGCTTTGAATTGCTTACCGATGAAGATATCCCTATTGAGGAAGCACTGGAGGATACCGGCTTTTTTTCGATAGATAACCTGATAGATGATATCCAGCACAGTTTAAATGCCAATGAAATGGCCCGCCGCCGTTTCAGGGATATAGCCCATATTGGCGGTTTAGTGTTTACGGGTTATCCCGGTCAGCAGGTTAAGAACAAGCATTTGCAGGCATCAACCTCATTGCTGTTTGAAGTCTTCAGCGAGTATGAGCCGGATAACTTACTGGTGCGGCAGGCCTATAATGAAGCATTGGCTTTCCAGTTAGAAGAGTTCAGGCTAAGGGCTGCTTTGCAACGGATCCAAACACAAAATATCATTTTGAAAGTGATTGAACGACCAACACCTTTTGCCTTCCCCATCATGGTTGACAGCCTCGGCCGGGAAAGACTGACTACAGAAACCATGGAAGAGCGAATAGCCAAGATGGCCCGCAGCTACGGCGCCGAAGGTGTTCCTGAACCGGCAGAACGCAAAAGCAGGAAGCCGGGGATCACAAGGAAGAAGGGTTTTTAA